The following are encoded in a window of Ignavibacteriales bacterium genomic DNA:
- a CDS encoding polyprenyl synthetase family protein produces the protein MNSNSGKFNNIYHAEISIIEKRLSLLLKGKEPKSLYEPCSYILNGGGKRLRPFLVLISSKAIGGKFQNVYNAAIAVEILHNFTLAHDDIMDNSPKRRGRKTLHKKYDVNTAILAGDNLIALAYDSLLKDCKNNVKEIVSAFTHGVIEVCEGQSLDKDFELRQNVSITEYQRMIYKKTAALAEMCCSIGAQLCGASAKEIKAVSNYGKNLGMAFQIQDDLLDIVGEEDQIGKTIGSDLVEGKKTYLFLRALEKSNVKDRTELIKVIKQKGISRSEIHKYSNLYLKLGVIKDAEHEIMKYTKLALKNLSSLEDSDGKNLMIWLANALITRNK, from the coding sequence TTGAATTCTAATTCGGGAAAATTTAATAACATTTATCACGCTGAAATTTCAATAATTGAAAAGAGATTAAGTTTACTTCTCAAAGGGAAAGAACCAAAATCTCTGTATGAACCTTGTTCTTATATTCTAAATGGAGGAGGAAAACGTCTTCGTCCGTTTCTTGTTCTAATTTCATCGAAAGCTATTGGTGGAAAATTCCAGAATGTATATAATGCAGCAATTGCAGTTGAAATACTTCACAACTTTACTCTCGCACATGATGATATAATGGATAATTCCCCAAAACGTCGAGGAAGAAAAACTCTTCATAAAAAGTATGATGTTAACACTGCAATACTCGCTGGTGATAATTTAATTGCACTTGCTTACGATAGTCTTCTAAAAGATTGTAAGAATAATGTAAAAGAAATTGTTTCAGCATTTACACATGGTGTAATTGAAGTTTGTGAAGGGCAAAGCTTAGATAAAGATTTTGAACTTCGACAAAACGTTTCTATAACTGAATACCAAAGAATGATCTATAAGAAAACTGCAGCGTTGGCTGAAATGTGCTGTTCCATCGGTGCACAACTGTGTGGTGCTTCAGCAAAAGAAATTAAAGCAGTTTCAAATTATGGTAAAAATCTCGGCATGGCCTTTCAAATACAAGATGATCTGCTCGATATTGTTGGCGAAGAAGATCAAATTGGGAAAACAATTGGAAGTGATTTAGTTGAAGGGAAAAAGACTTATTTATTTTTACGTGCACTTGAAAAATCTAATGTTAAAGATCGGACTGAACTTATCAAAGTTATAAAGCAAAAGGGAATTTCACGAAGTGAAATTCATAAGTATAGTAATCTCTATTTGAAATTAGGAGTTATTAAAGATGCTGAGCACGAGATTATGAAATACACTAAATTGGCATTAAAGAATTTATCTTCATTAGAAGATAGTGATGGTAAAAATTTAATGATCTGGTTAGCTAATGCTCTTATTACAAGGAACAAATGA
- a CDS encoding TerC/Alx family metal homeostasis membrane protein: MHNHFIFWVIFSVIIIVMFYIDLSVTAHRKGKISIKSSLIWSGVWIGTALLFNLLILLFLENGKQKAIEFLAGYLVEKSLSLDNLFVFLMIFNVMGIKDENQPHVLKWGIISAIAMRILFILAGIALINMFHPIIYFFGALLLYAAYHMAFGEETQIDLENNRLVKFVSKAFRILPKYEGRKFFLTQEGKLFFTPLFLTLILVEAADVIFNLDSVPAVIAITTDSFIVITSNIFAILGLRALYFALAGIVDLFVYLKYGVSVILTFVGLKMLVADYVVISTALSLGIIILCIAVSVILSLMKKKHVS, translated from the coding sequence ATGCATAATCATTTTATTTTTTGGGTAATATTTTCAGTTATCATCATAGTTATGTTTTATATTGACCTTTCTGTAACTGCTCATAGAAAAGGTAAGATCAGTATAAAGTCAAGTCTGATCTGGAGCGGAGTGTGGATTGGTACAGCACTTCTATTCAATCTCCTTATACTTCTTTTTTTAGAAAACGGGAAACAAAAAGCGATTGAATTTCTTGCCGGTTACCTTGTAGAAAAATCACTTTCATTAGATAATCTTTTTGTTTTTCTTATGATTTTTAATGTGATGGGCATTAAAGATGAGAACCAACCTCACGTTCTTAAGTGGGGAATTATTTCAGCCATTGCAATGAGAATCCTTTTTATACTTGCCGGAATTGCTCTCATAAACATGTTCCATCCGATTATTTATTTCTTTGGTGCTCTTCTGCTTTATGCTGCATATCATATGGCGTTTGGAGAAGAGACACAAATTGATCTTGAAAACAACCGATTAGTAAAATTTGTTTCGAAGGCATTTAGAATTTTACCAAAGTATGAAGGTAGAAAGTTTTTTCTTACACAAGAAGGTAAATTATTTTTTACTCCGCTTTTTTTAACTTTAATTTTAGTTGAAGCTGCTGATGTTATATTTAATCTTGATTCTGTTCCTGCGGTTATAGCTATCACAACAGATTCATTTATTGTAATTACATCTAACATATTCGCCATACTTGGTCTTCGTGCATTATATTTTGCTTTAGCAGGAATTGTTGATTTGTTTGTTTATCTCAAATATGGTGTTTCAGTTATTCTTACTTTCGTAGGATTGAAAATGTTGGTTGCAGATTATGTTGTAATATCCACAGCTTTATCATTAGGAATAATTATTCTTTGTATTGCTGTTTCTGTTATTCTTTCTTTGATGAAAAAGAAACATGTTTCTTAA
- the fni gene encoding type 2 isopentenyl-diphosphate Delta-isomerase, translated as MQESNTSKRKKDHIELCLSEKVSFKTKTNGFENYEFEHYAITEVEFNKIDLSTRFLKKKINYPFLISCMTGGTEEAKRINEKLAIVANELQIPIGVGSQRQALEDKKYHSTYRVVRKNAGKVPILGNIGAAQVAKSKNLINDIKLLIDLVEADAMVIHVNPLQELLQAEGAPDFKGLIKNIEKICLKIETPVIVKEVGSGISKLAAKKLLEAGVKGIDVSGAGGTSWAAVELKRSNKTDNYFQEWGLPTSYCVRKVKELKKDFDFTLISSGGISNGADIAKSIALGADLAASARIILQKVVKNDINSVVELIQSWFSIVKRIMYLTGSKNIQNFKKVGLIRKEELY; from the coding sequence ATGCAAGAAAGTAATACATCAAAGCGGAAAAAAGATCACATAGAACTTTGTCTTTCTGAGAAGGTTTCATTCAAGACAAAGACTAATGGATTTGAGAACTATGAATTTGAACATTACGCAATAACTGAGGTTGAGTTTAATAAAATTGATCTATCAACTAGGTTCCTTAAAAAGAAAATTAATTATCCATTCTTAATTTCTTGTATGACTGGCGGAACTGAAGAAGCTAAAAGAATTAATGAAAAATTGGCAATCGTGGCTAATGAACTACAAATTCCAATTGGAGTTGGCAGCCAAAGACAGGCTTTAGAAGATAAAAAGTATCACTCCACTTATAGAGTAGTTAGAAAGAATGCCGGAAAGGTTCCTATACTCGGAAATATTGGCGCAGCTCAAGTTGCAAAATCTAAAAATTTGATTAACGATATCAAATTGCTAATTGATCTCGTTGAAGCTGATGCAATGGTCATCCATGTTAATCCACTTCAAGAATTATTGCAAGCAGAAGGTGCACCGGATTTTAAGGGTTTGATTAAAAATATTGAGAAGATTTGTTTAAAAATAGAAACACCGGTGATTGTTAAAGAAGTTGGTTCCGGAATAAGCAAACTGGCAGCAAAAAAACTTTTGGAAGCTGGTGTAAAAGGAATTGATGTATCAGGTGCAGGTGGAACAAGCTGGGCTGCTGTGGAATTAAAAAGAAGTAATAAAACCGATAATTATTTTCAAGAATGGGGTTTACCTACATCATATTGTGTTAGAAAAGTTAAGGAATTAAAAAAAGATTTTGATTTTACACTTATTTCTTCCGGCGGAATTTCAAACGGAGCTGATATTGCGAAATCAATTGCACTTGGTGCTGATCTTGCTGCATCTGCAAGAATTATTTTACAAAAAGTTGTGAAGAATGATATAAATAGTGTTGTAGAATTAATTCAATCTTGGTTCTCAATAGTAAAAAGAATTATGTACTTAACAGGAAGTAAAAATATTCAAAATTTCAAGAAAGTTGGATTGATAAGAAAAGAGGAACTGTATTGA
- a CDS encoding arginine decarboxylase, pyruvoyl-dependent produces MEDNNLYVPTKIFFTKGVGKHKEYLASFELALRNAGIEICNLVSVSSIFPIGCKRLSKEQGLKLLKPGQITHCVMARNATCEPNRLIASSLGVAIPADKQMYGYLSEHHPYGETEKIAGDYAEDLAATMLATTLGIDFDSDKAWNEREQVYKMSRKIVNTFNITQSAQGDKKGLWTTVIAVGILLP; encoded by the coding sequence ATGGAGGATAATAACTTGTACGTTCCAACAAAAATCTTTTTTACGAAAGGTGTCGGTAAACATAAAGAGTATCTTGCATCATTCGAGCTTGCTCTTCGAAATGCCGGCATTGAAATATGTAATCTAGTTTCAGTCAGCAGTATCTTCCCTATCGGCTGCAAGAGATTGAGCAAAGAACAAGGTTTAAAATTACTCAAGCCGGGACAAATTACACATTGTGTGATGGCACGGAACGCAACATGTGAACCGAATAGATTAATTGCCTCCTCTCTCGGTGTAGCAATTCCTGCCGATAAACAAATGTATGGATATCTATCAGAACATCATCCTTATGGAGAAACCGAAAAAATTGCCGGAGATTATGCTGAAGATCTTGCCGCAACAATGCTTGCAACTACTTTAGGAATAGATTTCGATTCTGATAAAGCATGGAACGAGAGAGAGCAGGTTTATAAAATGTCTAGAAAAATTGTTAACACTTTTAATATTACTCAATCTGCTCAAGGTGATAAAAAAGGACTTTGGACAACTGTGATTGCAGTTGGAATTCTACTTCCTTAA
- a CDS encoding methyltransferase domain-containing protein, with protein MAEKHFYEQKQYTKEYLLPYFQKMISDFHKMKVLEVGCAEGGLLETLQEIGMHVVGVELSPTRAETAIKKNHNLKIIVGDITDSKLPGQLSETFDVIIIREVIEHVSDKKAAFDNLGKLLNYNGFLFISFPPKRSPFAGHQQIGKSFLKTIPYLHILPKSILKPVAKLLGEDAGYIDEIKLHYGTGCTVHEFEFQCLLQNFIPIKKDFFLFRPIYALRFGLPTIKLPKIPILKEYISFGCETLLQKKPF; from the coding sequence ATGGCTGAAAAACATTTCTACGAACAAAAACAATATACAAAAGAATATTTACTTCCTTATTTCCAAAAAATGATTTCGGATTTTCATAAAATGAAAGTTTTAGAAGTTGGATGTGCCGAAGGCGGTTTATTGGAAACTCTGCAAGAGATCGGAATGCATGTAGTTGGAGTTGAGCTAAGTCCCACACGTGCTGAAACAGCCATAAAGAAAAATCATAATCTTAAAATTATAGTTGGAGATATTACTGATTCAAAACTACCGGGACAATTATCCGAAACCTTTGATGTAATAATTATCCGTGAAGTGATAGAACATGTGTCGGATAAAAAAGCAGCTTTTGACAACCTTGGTAAACTACTTAACTATAATGGATTTCTATTTATAAGCTTTCCTCCAAAACGATCACCATTTGCCGGTCATCAGCAAATCGGAAAAAGTTTCTTAAAGACGATTCCTTATTTACACATTCTTCCAAAGTCTATTTTAAAACCAGTTGCAAAATTATTAGGTGAGGATGCAGGATATATTGATGAAATCAAGCTGCATTACGGCACAGGGTGTACCGTTCACGAGTTTGAATTTCAGTGTTTACTGCAGAATTTCATACCGATCAAAAAAGATTTTTTTCTGTTTAGACCTATATACGCTTTACGATTTGGTTTACCAACGATCAAACTCCCGAAGATTCCAATATTAAAAGAGTATATTTCTTTTGGATGCGAAACTTTGTTACAGAAAAAACCTTTTTAA
- a CDS encoding HPr family phosphocarrier protein, with product MIEYKIKIINNAGLHTRPAATIVKLASKYKCDFFLNKDGLHINGKSIIGVMTLAAEKGSEILLIFDGEDEEHASKEIVDYFNRGFDEL from the coding sequence ATGATCGAATATAAAATTAAAATTATAAATAATGCCGGTTTGCACACCCGTCCGGCAGCGACAATTGTAAAATTAGCATCAAAGTACAAATGCGATTTTTTCCTAAATAAAGATGGTCTTCACATAAACGGAAAAAGTATAATTGGTGTTATGACACTTGCTGCTGAAAAAGGATCTGAAATATTGTTGATCTTTGACGGGGAAGATGAAGAACATGCTTCAAAAGAAATAGTAGATTATTTCAACAGAGGATTTGACGAGCTATAA
- the smpB gene encoding SsrA-binding protein SmpB, producing MTESSTEKNITVNRKAKHDYFILQTYEAGIVLVGTEVKALRQNKANLVDSYATLANDGVWLHNANISVYEQGSINNHDPVRKRKLLLNKSEIRKLDKAVTEKGNTLIPLRLYFKDGLVKVELAVATGKRQYDKREDIAKRDLIREMQRKFK from the coding sequence ATGACTGAGAGTTCGACAGAAAAGAACATTACCGTTAACCGAAAAGCAAAACATGATTATTTTATTCTTCAGACTTACGAAGCGGGTATTGTTTTAGTAGGAACGGAAGTAAAAGCATTAAGACAGAACAAAGCTAATCTTGTTGATAGTTACGCAACTCTGGCAAACGATGGAGTTTGGTTACATAATGCAAACATATCCGTCTATGAACAAGGTAGTATAAACAACCACGATCCGGTTAGAAAAAGGAAATTACTTCTTAATAAAAGTGAAATTAGAAAGTTGGACAAAGCTGTTACAGAAAAAGGAAATACATTAATTCCTTTACGGCTTTATTTCAAAGATGGTTTAGTAAAAGTAGAATTGGCAGTAGCAACCGGCAAGAGACAGTACGATAAACGCGAAGATATTGCCAAGCGAGATTTAATTAGAGAAATGCAAAGAAAATTTAAGTAG
- a CDS encoding sodium:solute symporter family protein → MVSFSLLDFIIISVFFAILFLIGFLPKKEPKGNFSEYLLASRNVGLFLFIMTNVSTWYGGILGVGEFTYRYGLLSWFTQGLPYYIFAILFAIFFAKKIRSAELFTIPDKLEQIYGKTVGIFSSVLVFILVSPAPYLLMVASLLSMIFNINLLPALIISFIVSGIYLLKGGYKSDLYTDVFQFFIMFIGFILIVYISFSQVGDLNFLKQNLPKEHLSLTSNVSPIYILVWFLIALWTFADPGFHQRCYAAKNGNVAKWGIIISVLFMGLFDFLTTTTGLFARASLPNLPNPVQSFPLYAEKILGSGIKGIFYAAMFATIISTLNSFIFLSATTFGRDFVFKLKKKSTIEKIPNYTRVGLIVTACISILIAYFIQSVITIWYLIGSVCIPGIIFLVFGAYYEKIRVSKNYAIVEIIGGVTSSVIWFFVREKLKNELLQQIEPMIAGLLFVFIVHVIGIINFKKHVSFSSKKE, encoded by the coding sequence ATGGTCTCTTTTAGTCTACTCGATTTTATTATTATTTCTGTGTTCTTTGCTATCCTATTTCTAATTGGTTTCTTGCCTAAGAAAGAACCGAAAGGAAATTTTTCCGAGTATTTATTAGCTAGTAGAAATGTTGGTTTATTTCTGTTCATAATGACAAATGTTTCAACCTGGTATGGTGGAATACTTGGTGTGGGTGAATTTACTTATCGGTACGGACTGTTGAGTTGGTTCACTCAAGGTTTACCTTACTACATATTTGCAATTTTGTTCGCAATATTTTTTGCTAAAAAAATTCGTAGTGCAGAATTATTTACTATACCCGATAAGTTAGAACAAATCTATGGAAAAACTGTAGGGATATTCTCGTCAGTTCTTGTATTCATACTTGTTTCGCCTGCGCCATATTTATTAATGGTAGCTAGCCTTCTTAGTATGATTTTCAACATTAACTTACTTCCGGCTTTAATCATTAGTTTCATTGTTTCCGGAATTTACTTACTTAAAGGTGGGTATAAATCAGATTTATATACCGATGTCTTTCAGTTTTTTATAATGTTTATTGGATTCATCTTGATTGTTTACATTTCATTTTCTCAAGTAGGTGATCTGAATTTCTTAAAACAAAATTTGCCGAAAGAACATCTGTCATTAACTTCAAATGTTTCTCCAATTTACATTTTAGTCTGGTTTTTAATAGCACTCTGGACCTTCGCTGATCCAGGATTCCATCAGCGATGTTATGCGGCAAAAAATGGAAACGTTGCTAAGTGGGGAATTATTATTTCAGTTCTATTTATGGGGTTGTTTGATTTTCTTACTACAACAACCGGCCTATTTGCAAGAGCTTCATTACCAAATCTTCCAAATCCTGTTCAATCATTTCCACTTTATGCAGAAAAAATATTAGGAAGCGGAATTAAAGGAATTTTTTACGCAGCAATGTTCGCAACTATAATTTCAACTCTTAACAGTTTCATTTTTCTTAGTGCTACTACTTTCGGAAGAGATTTTGTTTTTAAGCTCAAAAAGAAATCAACAATAGAAAAAATTCCAAATTATACAAGAGTTGGATTAATCGTAACGGCATGTATAAGTATTCTAATCGCATATTTTATTCAATCAGTAATTACTATTTGGTATTTGATCGGAAGTGTTTGTATTCCGGGAATTATTTTTCTTGTCTTTGGTGCTTACTATGAAAAAATAAGAGTTTCAAAAAATTATGCTATAGTAGAAATTATAGGAGGAGTTACTTCAAGTGTGATTTGGTTTTTTGTACGAGAGAAATTGAAAAACGAATTATTACAACAAATCGAGCCAATGATAGCCGGATTATTATTCGTTTTTATTGTCCATGTAATTGGAATAATTAATTTTAAGAAACATGTTTCTTTTTCATCAAAGAAAGAATAA
- the tyrS gene encoding tyrosine--tRNA ligase, with protein sequence MNKKTLFPPLKEQMDLIKRGASEIIPEEELVQKLEKSIKENKPLNIKLGCDPTRPDLHLGHSVVLRKLAQFQQLGHTAILIIGDFTGMIGDPSGRNSSRPPLSFSESRENGKSYFEQASKILDQVKTKIVYNSEWLGKMTFEDVIKLASKYTVARMLERDDFTKRYKGGIPISMHEVLYPLAQAMDSVAIQSDVELGGTDQKFNLLVGRDIQREFGMQPQVILTLPLLIGTDGVEKMSKSLDNYIGINETPKDIYGKTLSISDALIYTYFELTTDISNDELIAIKQNLSDKKVNPRDIKRTLARKLVEMYHSVEAAIEAETEFDNIFVKKGLPDEVAEYKIDPNTKAMEIIDLIVEVGFAPSKGEARRLVQQGGVTIDGEKISNIKEVIRFDKTKILKVGKRNFIKIIGK encoded by the coding sequence TTGAATAAAAAAACTCTCTTCCCACCTCTTAAAGAACAGATGGACTTGATCAAAAGAGGCGCTTCTGAAATTATCCCTGAAGAGGAATTAGTTCAGAAATTAGAAAAATCTATAAAAGAAAATAAACCGCTTAACATCAAACTTGGCTGCGATCCTACACGTCCAGATCTCCATCTCGGTCATTCAGTTGTATTACGCAAGTTAGCTCAGTTCCAACAACTCGGACATACAGCAATTTTAATCATTGGCGATTTTACCGGAATGATTGGTGATCCGTCCGGCAGAAACAGTTCACGTCCTCCCCTTTCTTTTTCGGAATCGCGCGAGAATGGAAAAAGTTATTTTGAACAAGCATCAAAAATTTTAGACCAAGTAAAAACAAAAATTGTTTACAATTCTGAATGGCTTGGAAAGATGACTTTTGAGGATGTGATTAAACTTGCTTCGAAATATACTGTTGCAAGGATGTTGGAACGTGACGATTTCACAAAAAGATATAAAGGCGGAATACCAATAAGTATGCATGAGGTATTATATCCATTAGCACAAGCGATGGATTCGGTTGCAATTCAAAGTGATGTTGAGTTAGGCGGAACGGATCAAAAATTTAATTTACTTGTAGGACGTGATATTCAACGTGAGTTTGGAATGCAGCCGCAAGTGATTCTTACTTTACCACTGCTAATTGGTACTGATGGCGTTGAGAAGATGAGCAAATCTCTCGACAATTATATTGGAATAAATGAAACTCCAAAAGATATTTACGGTAAAACACTTTCAATCTCTGACGCTCTGATCTATACTTATTTCGAATTAACAACTGATATTTCAAATGATGAATTAATAGCAATCAAACAAAATCTTTCTGATAAGAAAGTCAACCCGAGAGATATTAAAAGAACTTTGGCAAGAAAATTAGTGGAGATGTATCATTCGGTAGAAGCAGCAATCGAAGCTGAAACCGAGTTTGATAATATCTTTGTGAAAAAAGGTTTACCGGATGAAGTTGCAGAATACAAAATAGATCCTAACACGAAGGCAATGGAGATAATAGATTTAATTGTAGAAGTAGGATTTGCACCATCCAAAGGAGAAGCAAGAAGACTTGTGCAACAAGGCGGTGTAACAATTGACGGAGAAAAAATCAGTAATATTAAAGAAGTAATTCGGTTTGATAAAACTAAAATTCTTAAAGTAGGAAAAAGAAATTTTATTAAAATAATAGGTAAATAA
- a CDS encoding MFS transporter, translated as MSEMQKKLSNTFYSILSLPSTAMGFALSIQIAALSWLMRTKYNLDLHEIGFVWAAGPLAGIIGQPIVGLISDKVWFWNGRRRPFILIGGTIAALMLFALPNIDKISGFFGVSNIIVVAVFVALTLDLAINVSFNPTRAIIADVTPEGVPRTKGYTWMQTISGSFGVLAYALGAIFGNYFLIYFGVFLVLAFSLIPMFFIDEPRELISEVEKDSKSSTYSFEEFISILEPLYGFILLAIHFIVSSFVKLSPDVNQYIIIWLLIVSLFFVLKTVVKKEDDKNDKYGIVSYKKVLAANSFSWIGVQTMFVYMIGYIEQKLNPSSPVETGQILSISFLILSAVGAILPAFVLEPITEKIGRVKTHFLCLAVMSLAYFGIVLMGTSSLIVWILMAVAGVGWAAIVSLPFAIMSEKVNKNRMGLFMGVFNLSVVLPQLFVSLVLGTFVQNAGNKNIIFIISAISLAVSALLWLMVHDSKVKTVSEKSFAKGH; from the coding sequence ATGTCAGAGATGCAGAAGAAACTCTCCAATACTTTTTATTCAATACTTAGTTTACCTTCCACAGCAATGGGCTTTGCTCTGTCAATTCAAATAGCTGCACTTAGTTGGTTAATGCGGACAAAATATAATTTAGATCTTCATGAGATTGGCTTTGTCTGGGCAGCGGGACCTTTAGCCGGAATAATCGGTCAACCGATTGTAGGATTAATAAGTGATAAAGTTTGGTTCTGGAATGGAAGAAGAAGACCATTTATTTTAATTGGCGGAACAATAGCGGCATTAATGTTATTTGCACTTCCCAATATTGACAAGATCAGCGGATTTTTTGGAGTGAGTAATATAATTGTTGTCGCAGTCTTTGTTGCTCTCACTTTGGATTTGGCGATCAACGTTTCATTTAATCCAACAAGGGCTATAATTGCTGATGTTACTCCCGAAGGTGTACCAAGAACTAAAGGTTATACCTGGATGCAAACAATATCCGGTTCATTTGGAGTTCTTGCTTATGCGCTCGGGGCAATCTTTGGAAATTATTTTTTGATCTATTTTGGAGTATTTCTTGTCCTTGCTTTTTCATTAATACCAATGTTTTTTATTGATGAACCTCGTGAATTGATTTCAGAAGTTGAAAAAGATTCCAAAAGTTCTACGTATTCATTCGAAGAATTCATATCTATCTTAGAACCACTATATGGTTTTATTCTGTTAGCAATTCATTTTATAGTTTCTTCATTTGTAAAGTTATCACCTGATGTTAATCAGTATATTATTATTTGGCTCCTAATAGTTTCTTTATTCTTTGTATTAAAAACAGTTGTTAAAAAAGAAGATGATAAAAATGATAAGTATGGGATAGTTTCATATAAAAAAGTTCTAGCCGCAAATTCATTTTCGTGGATCGGTGTGCAAACAATGTTTGTTTATATGATCGGTTATATCGAACAGAAATTAAATCCATCTTCACCGGTTGAGACTGGACAAATATTATCAATTTCATTTCTAATATTGAGTGCGGTAGGTGCTATTCTACCGGCATTTGTTCTTGAGCCGATCACAGAAAAAATTGGAAGAGTAAAAACTCACTTTTTATGTTTAGCTGTGATGTCGCTTGCTTACTTCGGAATAGTTTTGATGGGTACTAGTTCACTAATTGTTTGGATATTAATGGCTGTCGCTGGTGTTGGTTGGGCCGCAATAGTAAGTTTACCGTTTGCAATTATGTCTGAAAAAGTAAATAAGAATCGTATGGGATTATTCATGGGCGTATTTAATCTTTCGGTTGTGTTGCCACAATTATTTGTCAGTTTAGTTTTAGGTACATTTGTTCAAAATGCCGGCAACAAGAATATTATTTTTATTATAAGTGCTATTTCATTAGCCGTGTCCGCTCTACTCTGGTTAATGGTACATGATTCAAAAGTTAAAACTGTAAGTGAAAAATCATTTGCAAAAGGACATTAG
- a CDS encoding MFS transporter encodes MAKVRLNFWQVWNMSFGFLGIQFGFALQNANVSRIFETLGASIDQIPILWIAAPVTGLIVQPIIGYLSDRTWGKLGRRRPYFLIGAILASLALLIMPNSPALWVAAGMLWIMDASINISMEPFRALVADLLPSEQRTTGFAVQSFFIGTGAIIASVLPYIFTNWLGISNTAPAGQIPPSVRYSFYIGAFAFISAVGWTVFRTKEYPPENIEQFEHNKLQSKGLLKGVAEIFKSFIGMPKTMIQLAVVQFFSWFALFAMWIYTTPAVTHHIYGATDTSSKLFNEGANWVGVLFAIYNGFAALTAFLLPWIAKRTSRKTVHMISLICGGIGLASFYVIKNPNLLLISELGIGLAWSSILAMPYAILAGSIPSEKMGVYMGIFNFFIVIPQITAAAILGFFVKHFFNNDAIYALLIGGASMIIAAALVMFVNDLDEVK; translated from the coding sequence ATGGCAAAAGTACGATTAAATTTCTGGCAAGTTTGGAATATGAGCTTTGGGTTTTTAGGAATACAATTCGGTTTCGCTCTTCAGAATGCAAATGTCAGTAGAATATTTGAAACATTGGGAGCGAGCATAGATCAAATTCCAATCTTATGGATTGCAGCCCCTGTAACTGGATTAATCGTTCAGCCAATCATAGGTTATTTAAGCGATAGAACGTGGGGAAAATTAGGCAGACGTCGCCCATATTTTCTAATTGGTGCTATACTTGCTTCTCTTGCATTATTAATAATGCCCAACTCTCCAGCACTTTGGGTCGCCGCGGGTATGTTATGGATTATGGATGCATCAATAAATATTTCTATGGAACCTTTCCGTGCTTTAGTTGCTGATCTCCTGCCTTCAGAACAACGAACTACTGGGTTTGCTGTTCAAAGTTTTTTTATAGGAACTGGAGCAATCATTGCATCAGTCTTGCCATATATTTTTACCAACTGGCTTGGAATTAGTAATACTGCACCAGCAGGACAAATTCCACCATCAGTACGCTATTCTTTTTATATAGGCGCATTTGCATTTATATCAGCAGTTGGTTGGACAGTCTTCCGAACTAAAGAGTATCCTCCAGAGAATATAGAACAATTTGAACATAACAAATTGCAAAGTAAGGGTTTACTTAAGGGAGTTGCTGAAATATTTAAATCTTTTATTGGAATGCCTAAGACAATGATTCAACTTGCTGTCGTACAATTTTTTTCTTGGTTTGCACTTTTTGCAATGTGGATTTACACTACACCTGCCGTTACTCATCACATATATGGTGCAACAGATACTTCCTCTAAACTATTTAATGAAGGAGCAAATTGGGTTGGAGTTTTATTTGCGATCTATAATGGTTTTGCAGCACTTACAGCATTTTTACTTCCATGGATTGCAAAAAGAACTTCCCGCAAAACTGTACACATGATTAGTCTAATTTGTGGAGGAATCGGGCTTGCATCATTTTATGTTATTAAGAATCCAAATCTTTTACTCATTTCTGAATTAGGAATTGGTTTAGCTTGGTCATCAATTCTTGCAATGCCTTATGCAATACTCGCAGGTTCCATTCCTTCTGAAAAGATGGGTGTTTATATGGGCATCTTTAATTTCTTTATTGTAATACCCCAAATTACTGCTGCAGCTATACTTGGTTTTTTTGTTAAACATTTTTTCAACAATGATGCTATATACGCATTACTTATTGGAGGTGCGTCAATGATTATTGCAGCTGCTTTAGTAATGTTTGTAAATGATTTAGATGAAGTGAAGTGA